A single region of the Bernardetia sp. genome encodes:
- a CDS encoding sensor histidine kinase, whose translation MLSLHQSPSKLKWMLIVFASLIGLASLYYTNELVDNLAEREQEQIDLVAKAQELVVQVEDSLMLNFLVTDILQGNQSIPMIIADEEGNPSESRNIDFRKNANDAEKEKVLREHLISMKEAHPPIEVKISEEWKYYIYYENSTLLTQLKYFPYAQLSIITAFLIFAYFLFSSSRRAEQNRVWVGLAKETAHQLGTPLSALMAWVEYFRADGSVEEDILMEIEKDIARLTMITGRFSSIGSVPDLSSENVLEVTEGVTEYLKKRISNKVKLSIRADKNAKLYAQINKPLFEWVIENICKNAVDAMAEMGGRGSITLFFSSNKSQKQLILDITDTGKGIPQSQIKTVFRPGFTTKKRGWGLGLTLAKRIIEQYHNGKISVLKSEVGKGTTFRIVLSTSE comes from the coding sequence ATGCTTTCTCTTCATCAGTCTCCTTCTAAGCTCAAATGGATGCTTATTGTATTTGCGTCTCTTATTGGCTTAGCATCTTTATATTATACCAACGAATTGGTAGATAACTTGGCAGAGCGTGAGCAAGAACAAATAGATTTGGTTGCAAAGGCTCAAGAACTTGTTGTACAGGTAGAAGATAGTTTGATGTTAAATTTTTTAGTAACCGATATTTTACAGGGAAATCAGTCTATTCCAATGATTATTGCAGATGAAGAAGGTAACCCTAGTGAATCAAGAAATATCGACTTTAGAAAAAATGCTAACGATGCAGAAAAAGAAAAAGTATTAAGAGAACATTTGATTTCCATGAAAGAAGCGCATCCTCCTATTGAAGTCAAGATTTCTGAAGAGTGGAAATACTATATTTACTATGAAAACTCTACACTTCTTACCCAACTCAAATATTTTCCTTATGCACAACTTTCTATTATTACAGCCTTTCTTATTTTTGCCTACTTTTTATTTAGTTCATCTCGCCGTGCTGAACAAAACAGGGTTTGGGTCGGGCTTGCTAAGGAAACGGCTCACCAACTTGGCACACCACTTTCTGCACTTATGGCTTGGGTAGAGTATTTTAGAGCCGATGGAAGTGTAGAAGAAGATATTTTGATGGAAATAGAAAAAGATATTGCTAGGCTTACGATGATAACAGGGCGTTTTTCAAGTATTGGCTCTGTACCTGATTTGAGTTCGGAAAATGTTTTGGAAGTAACAGAAGGAGTAACAGAATATCTTAAAAAGAGAATTTCAAATAAGGTAAAACTAAGTATCAGAGCAGATAAAAATGCTAAACTATATGCGCAAATAAACAAACCTCTTTTTGAATGGGTTATTGAAAATATTTGTAAAAATGCTGTCGATGCAATGGCAGAAATGGGAGGAAGAGGAAGTATTACACTATTTTTCTCCTCTAATAAAAGTCAAAAACAACTTATTTTAGATATAACAGATACAGGAAAAGGAATACCACAAAGTCAAATCAAAACTGTTTTTCGCCCTGGTTTTACTACCAAAAAACGAGGATGGGGACTAGGTCTTACTCTTGCAAAGCGTATCATAGAACAATATCATAATGGAAAAATAAGTGTTCTGAAATCGGAAGTAGGAAAAGGAACAACTTTCAGAATTGTACTCTCTACGAGTGAATAA